A single window of Brevundimonas naejangsanensis DNA harbors:
- a CDS encoding N-acetylmuramoyl-L-alanine amidase — MISFTDAPSPNFDARRGPPDMLVLHYTGMPTAEEAVARLRDPEAKVSAHYVVDEDGSVLRLVAEERRAWHAGRGAWQGETDVNAASIGIEIVNPGHEFGYRLFPAPQIEALIALIGDIRTRWSIPDARIIGHSDMAPERKQDPGELFPWKRLAEAGHGLWFDPAPERIAALGGPLSPGDEGLGVIVLRSGLHRLGYGLQPGGAYDEETRLTVEAFQRRWRPDRVDGIADGETRARLVGLLQLASVESVTGVLD, encoded by the coding sequence ATGATATCCTTCACCGACGCGCCGTCCCCTAACTTCGACGCCCGACGCGGCCCGCCGGACATGCTGGTGCTGCACTATACCGGCATGCCGACGGCCGAGGAGGCCGTGGCCCGCCTTCGCGATCCCGAGGCCAAGGTCTCGGCCCACTACGTCGTCGACGAGGACGGCTCGGTCCTGCGCCTGGTGGCGGAGGAGCGCCGCGCCTGGCACGCCGGGCGCGGCGCCTGGCAGGGCGAGACCGACGTCAACGCCGCCTCGATCGGCATCGAAATCGTCAATCCTGGCCATGAGTTCGGCTATCGCCTGTTCCCCGCGCCGCAGATCGAGGCGTTGATCGCGTTGATCGGCGACATCCGCACCCGCTGGTCCATCCCCGACGCCCGCATCATCGGCCACTCCGACATGGCGCCCGAGCGCAAGCAGGATCCCGGCGAGCTGTTTCCGTGGAAGCGTCTGGCCGAGGCTGGGCACGGCCTGTGGTTCGACCCCGCGCCCGAACGCATCGCCGCCCTGGGCGGGCCGCTGTCGCCGGGCGACGAGGGGCTGGGCGTCATCGTCCTGCGCTCTGGCCTGCACCGGCTGGGCTACGGCCTGCAACCCGGCGGCGCCTATGACGAAGAAACCCGCCTGACCGTCGAGGCCTTCCAGCGCCGCTGGCGGCCCGATCGCGTCGATGGGATCGCCGACGGCGAGACGCGCGCGCGCCTGGTCGGCCTGCTGCAACTGGCCTCGGTTGAGAGCGTGACGGGCGTTCTGGATTGA
- a CDS encoding division/cell wall cluster transcriptional repressor MraZ, with amino-acid sequence MFLSTYEKQLDGKRRLLIPQEFRTAENGAEHGVFCFPSIEADCLEAGGDKLFAEYRAVIESLPFGDPYRSALEASIFGEQKPLAYDSGGRITLPEHLCAEVDLSDTVVIYGVGERFQIWNKDKWAAHRAEQRRMAREGLKQFGEMRRQAQGQVMAAKAGGAA; translated from the coding sequence GTGTTTCTCTCGACCTACGAGAAGCAGCTGGACGGCAAGCGCCGTCTCCTGATCCCTCAGGAATTCCGCACGGCCGAGAACGGCGCTGAACACGGCGTCTTCTGCTTTCCCTCCATCGAAGCCGATTGCCTGGAAGCGGGCGGCGACAAGCTGTTCGCCGAATATCGCGCGGTGATCGAAAGCCTGCCCTTCGGCGATCCCTACCGTTCGGCTCTGGAGGCCTCGATCTTCGGCGAGCAGAAGCCGCTGGCCTATGACTCGGGCGGGCGCATCACCCTGCCCGAACATCTGTGCGCCGAGGTCGACCTGTCCGACACGGTCGTCATCTACGGCGTCGGCGAACGCTTCCAGATCTGGAACAAGGACAAGTGGGCCGCGCACCGCGCCGAGCAGCGCCGCATGGCGCGTGAGGGCCTCAAGCAGTTCGGCGAGATGCGTCGCCAGGCCCAAGGTCAGGTGATGGCCGCCAAGGCCGGAGGGGCGGCATGA
- the rsmH gene encoding 16S rRNA (cytosine(1402)-N(4))-methyltransferase RsmH, with product MTSPHAPVLLAEVIEALDPKPGDVIIDATFGAGGYTRAILERGAEVVALDRDPTVQPFAEAVARDFPDRFQLIRTPFSGLAEAFEESGKAKLDGAVFDIGVSSMQLDQAERGFSFMRDGPLDMRMSDEGQTAADIVNTWDHGPLAHIFKLYGDERQSGRVATAILRRRVEQPFTRTLDLADVVEKALGGRRGAAIHPATRVFQALRIAVNDELGELERGLEAAEATLAPGGRLVVVTFHSLEDRIVKAFLTERTGNAPGGSRHAPVAVETRKPSFDLLFKGAREAGEAELAANPRARSAKIRAAVRTDAPAWGAAKGRGA from the coding sequence ATGACCTCTCCCCACGCCCCCGTCCTGCTGGCCGAGGTGATCGAGGCGCTCGATCCCAAGCCGGGCGATGTCATCATCGACGCCACCTTCGGAGCCGGCGGCTACACCCGCGCCATCCTGGAGCGCGGCGCCGAAGTCGTGGCGCTGGATCGCGACCCGACGGTGCAGCCTTTCGCCGAGGCCGTCGCGCGCGACTTCCCGGATCGCTTCCAACTGATCCGCACCCCATTCTCGGGCCTGGCCGAGGCGTTCGAGGAAAGCGGCAAGGCCAAGCTGGACGGCGCCGTCTTCGATATCGGCGTCTCGTCCATGCAGCTGGATCAGGCCGAGCGCGGCTTCTCCTTCATGCGCGACGGGCCGCTGGACATGCGCATGTCCGATGAGGGGCAGACCGCCGCCGACATCGTCAACACCTGGGATCACGGGCCGCTGGCCCATATCTTCAAGCTGTACGGCGACGAGCGTCAGTCAGGCCGGGTCGCGACCGCCATCCTGCGTCGCCGGGTCGAGCAGCCCTTCACCCGCACGCTGGATCTGGCCGACGTGGTGGAAAAGGCTCTGGGCGGCCGGCGCGGCGCCGCCATCCATCCGGCGACGCGCGTGTTTCAGGCCCTGCGCATCGCCGTCAACGACGAGTTGGGCGAGCTGGAGCGCGGGCTGGAGGCGGCCGAGGCGACGCTGGCGCCGGGCGGGCGGCTGGTTGTCGTCACCTTCCATTCGCTGGAAGACCGCATAGTCAAAGCCTTCCTGACCGAGCGCACCGGCAATGCGCCGGGCGGCTCGCGCCATGCGCCGGTCGCGGTGGAGACGCGCAAGCCCAGCTTCGACCTGCTGTTCAAAGGCGCGCGCGAGGCGGGCGAGGCCGAACTGGCCGCCAACCCCCGCGCCCGCTCGGCCAAGATCCGCGCCGCTGTCCGCACGGACGCGCCGGCCTGGGGCGCGGCGAAGGGGAGGGGCGCATGA
- the ftsL gene encoding cell division protein FtsL, with protein MIAVPAPVQRLFEWKVRGVRCVEIIGVACVLALVFSVYIAKAAAARESAEISRIERDIRENRQRVRLLRAEVTRLEQPARLEALSREIGLGPVDVKKQAGEATLPEIAPPPAEKPAEQAPAAPAAAAEVVQ; from the coding sequence ATGATCGCTGTCCCCGCCCCGGTCCAGCGGCTGTTCGAGTGGAAGGTGCGCGGCGTGCGCTGCGTCGAGATCATCGGCGTGGCCTGCGTCCTGGCCCTGGTCTTCTCGGTCTATATCGCCAAGGCGGCCGCCGCCCGCGAAAGCGCCGAGATCAGCCGCATCGAGCGCGACATCCGTGAAAACCGCCAGCGGGTCCGCCTGCTGCGCGCCGAGGTCACGCGCCTGGAGCAGCCCGCGCGTCTGGAGGCCCTGTCGCGCGAGATCGGACTGGGCCCGGTCGATGTGAAGAAGCAGGCGGGCGAGGCGACCCTGCCCGAAATCGCGCCGCCGCCGGCTGAGAAGCCCGCCGAACAGGCGCCTGCCGCGCCCGCCGCCGCTGCGGAGGTCGTGCAATGA
- a CDS encoding peptidoglycan D,D-transpeptidase FtsI family protein, whose product MSVHDHHGMGYRGRPQATFGGAVSAWGRWVASLVWNLEHSFERARADARPEEDTRVRIFLIMAAFCAVFACLALGAAHAALLAPARGTGAGFHPGALTRADLVDRNGQLLATNITHYGLYIDPREVWDIPAAKAQLRRALPRIPAKRLDKVMSGERRLIVLTGLTPSERRAVHALALGGVTFEPEDRRVYPLGSSAVHLIGRSDTGGEGVAGAELAFNQEIRAAGVAGEDFPLSIDLRVQGVVENELAIAAEEHKVKGAVAVVADVQTGEILAMASWPTYDANRRNAAPEEATLNRVVSAHYEMGSVFKSFTVAAGIDTGRADMNTLFDASQALQIGKRRITDFHATNKVLTLEEVYLHSSNIGTSRLAVEMGGDVMRDYFRRLGLLDAAPIELKESAAPPKVRKWDDSTLASLSFGYGVMVTPIQYVAAYGALSNGGRYVAPTLRKGGRPNAQTHQVVSPETSATMLDLMRRNVTRGSGRFADAPGLRMGGKTGSANKLVNGRYNPAVAVGSFAGVFPADGPVDAKRYTVFVLMDEPGVYPRTGGYVAAPAVGRIANRIAGFLGVERKADRWSTALGEKIPEFQDVEGDGR is encoded by the coding sequence ATGAGCGTGCATGACCATCACGGCATGGGCTATCGCGGCCGTCCACAGGCGACCTTCGGCGGCGCGGTGTCGGCCTGGGGGCGCTGGGTCGCCTCCCTGGTGTGGAACCTGGAGCACTCGTTCGAGCGCGCCCGCGCCGACGCCCGGCCCGAAGAAGACACCCGCGTCCGCATCTTCCTGATCATGGCGGCCTTCTGCGCCGTCTTCGCCTGCCTGGCCCTGGGCGCGGCGCACGCGGCGTTGCTGGCGCCGGCGCGAGGGACGGGGGCGGGCTTCCATCCCGGCGCCCTGACGCGGGCCGATCTGGTGGATCGCAACGGCCAGTTGCTGGCGACCAACATCACCCACTACGGCCTCTATATCGACCCGCGCGAGGTCTGGGACATTCCGGCCGCCAAGGCGCAGCTGCGCCGCGCCCTGCCGCGCATCCCGGCCAAGCGTCTGGACAAGGTGATGAGCGGCGAGCGCCGCCTGATCGTGCTGACCGGCCTGACGCCGTCGGAGCGCCGCGCGGTCCATGCGCTGGCGCTGGGCGGAGTGACGTTCGAGCCGGAGGACCGCCGCGTCTATCCGCTGGGCAGCTCGGCCGTGCATCTGATCGGTCGTTCGGATACGGGCGGCGAGGGCGTCGCGGGCGCCGAACTGGCCTTCAACCAGGAAATCCGCGCGGCGGGCGTCGCGGGCGAGGACTTCCCCCTGTCGATCGACCTGCGGGTCCAGGGCGTGGTCGAGAACGAGCTGGCGATCGCCGCCGAGGAACACAAGGTCAAGGGGGCCGTCGCCGTCGTCGCCGACGTGCAGACAGGCGAGATCCTGGCGATGGCCTCGTGGCCGACCTATGACGCCAACCGCCGCAACGCCGCGCCGGAAGAGGCCACGCTGAACCGCGTCGTCTCGGCCCACTATGAAATGGGTTCGGTGTTCAAGAGCTTCACCGTCGCCGCAGGGATCGACACCGGCCGGGCCGACATGAACACCCTGTTCGACGCCTCTCAGGCCCTGCAGATCGGCAAGCGCCGCATCACCGACTTCCACGCCACCAACAAGGTGCTGACGCTGGAGGAGGTCTATCTGCATTCGTCCAACATCGGCACCTCGCGACTGGCGGTCGAGATGGGCGGCGATGTGATGCGCGACTATTTCCGCCGTCTGGGCCTGCTGGACGCCGCGCCGATCGAGTTGAAGGAGTCGGCCGCCCCGCCCAAGGTGCGCAAGTGGGACGACAGCACCCTGGCGTCGCTGTCCTTCGGCTATGGCGTCATGGTCACGCCGATCCAGTATGTGGCGGCCTATGGCGCGCTGAGCAACGGCGGGCGCTATGTGGCCCCGACCCTGCGCAAGGGCGGCCGTCCGAACGCCCAGACGCATCAGGTCGTCTCGCCCGAGACCTCGGCGACCATGCTGGACCTGATGCGCCGCAACGTCACGCGCGGTTCGGGCCGGTTCGCCGATGCGCCGGGCCTGCGCATGGGCGGCAAGACGGGTTCGGCCAATAAGCTGGTCAACGGCCGCTATAATCCGGCGGTGGCCGTCGGCTCCTTCGCCGGGGTCTTCCCCGCCGACGGCCCGGTCGACGCCAAGCGCTACACCGTCTTCGTCCTGATGGATGAGCCGGGCGTCTATCCGCGCACCGGCGGCTACGTCGCCGCGCCCGCCGTGGGCCGCATCGCCAACCGGATCGCCGGCTTCCTGGGCGTCGAGCGCAAGGCCGACCGCTGGTCCACCGCGCTGGGCGAAAAGATCCCCGAGTTCCAGGACGTGGAGGGCGACGGCCGATGA
- a CDS encoding UDP-N-acetylmuramoyl-L-alanyl-D-glutamate--2,6-diaminopimelate ligase has translation MSLPSAHLRLSELLRRDVASDPEITAVTADSRQVVPGALFVALPGTQADGRAFIPQALAKGAAAVLAPSDTPAGAAPVLVGSGDVHRAYAIAARAFYGAQPRTCVAITGTNGKTSVANFCRQIWAGLGLKSASMGTLGVVGQKGDKTYALTGPGLTSPDAAEAARLLAELARKEVTHLALEASSHGIDQRRLDGVAIKAAGFTNLTQDHLDYHGTMDEYRAAKLRLFEALLPRGRTAVLNADSDAYSAFASASIMAGLGVMGVGERGRDLTLLARRATPEGQRLTLDARGRVHDILLPLAGAFQASNALVAAGLCIAGGEDPDQVIPALELIQGAQGRLQRIPGGARGGEVYVDYAHTPDGLETVLNALRPHATGRLIVVFGAGGDRDRAKRPLMGEIAGRLADVAIVTDDNPRSEDPAAIRAQVRAGCPDALEVGDRREAIRHAISLMREGDVVVIAGKGHEQGQIVGGVVHPFDDAAEATEALKDHA, from the coding sequence ATGAGCCTTCCCAGCGCCCACTTGCGTCTCTCCGAACTGCTGCGCCGCGATGTGGCTTCCGACCCGGAGATCACCGCCGTCACCGCCGACAGCCGTCAGGTCGTGCCTGGCGCCCTGTTCGTCGCCTTGCCGGGGACGCAGGCCGACGGCCGCGCCTTCATTCCGCAAGCCTTGGCGAAAGGCGCCGCCGCAGTGCTGGCGCCGTCGGACACGCCTGCGGGCGCGGCGCCGGTCCTGGTCGGATCGGGCGACGTGCACCGGGCCTACGCTATCGCCGCGCGCGCCTTCTACGGCGCCCAGCCGCGCACCTGCGTCGCGATCACCGGCACCAACGGCAAGACCTCGGTCGCCAACTTCTGCCGCCAGATCTGGGCCGGCCTGGGCCTGAAGTCGGCCAGCATGGGCACCCTGGGCGTCGTCGGCCAGAAGGGCGACAAGACCTACGCCCTGACCGGCCCCGGCCTGACCAGCCCCGACGCCGCCGAGGCCGCGCGCCTGCTGGCCGAGCTGGCCCGCAAAGAGGTGACGCACCTGGCGCTCGAAGCCTCGTCCCACGGCATCGATCAGCGTCGCCTGGACGGAGTGGCGATCAAGGCCGCAGGCTTCACCAATCTGACGCAGGACCACCTCGACTATCACGGCACGATGGACGAGTACCGCGCCGCCAAGCTGCGCCTGTTCGAGGCCCTGCTGCCGCGCGGGCGCACCGCCGTGCTGAACGCCGATTCCGACGCCTATTCGGCGTTCGCCTCGGCCTCGATCATGGCCGGTCTGGGCGTGATGGGCGTGGGCGAGCGCGGGCGCGACCTGACGCTGCTGGCGCGCCGGGCGACCCCGGAAGGCCAGCGCCTGACCCTTGATGCGCGCGGCCGGGTGCATGACATTCTGCTGCCTCTCGCGGGCGCGTTTCAGGCGTCCAACGCCCTGGTGGCGGCGGGCCTGTGCATCGCGGGCGGCGAGGATCCCGACCAGGTGATCCCGGCGCTGGAGCTGATTCAGGGCGCGCAGGGCCGCCTGCAACGCATCCCGGGCGGCGCGCGCGGGGGCGAGGTCTATGTCGACTACGCCCACACGCCCGACGGGCTGGAGACGGTGCTGAACGCCCTGCGTCCGCACGCGACGGGCCGCCTGATCGTCGTCTTCGGCGCGGGCGGCGACCGGGATCGGGCCAAGCGTCCGCTGATGGGCGAGATCGCCGGGCGTCTGGCCGACGTGGCCATCGTCACCGACGACAACCCGCGCTCGGAGGACCCCGCCGCCATCCGCGCTCAGGTGCGTGCGGGCTGCCCGGACGCGCTGGAAGTCGGCGACCGCCGCGAGGCCATCCGCCACGCCATATCCCTGATGCGTGAAGGAGATGTGGTCGTGATCGCCGGAAAAGGGCATGAACAGGGTCAGATCGTCGGCGGAGTCGTGCACCCCTTCGACGACGCCGCCGAAGCGACCGAAGCCCTGAAAGATCATGCCTGA
- a CDS encoding UDP-N-acetylmuramoyl-tripeptide--D-alanyl-D-alanine ligase, with protein sequence MPDAHTPLWTAEAIASATGGQLHGPDVPVSGLTYNSREIQPGDLFLALHGARDGHEFAEAAFAAGATVALVDRLVEGGPYVLVPDTLKGLEALGVAARDRARLRGAVTGSVGKTSVTQAIKAGLDLAGSSHASIKSYNNHIGVPLTLARMPQGTDRAVFEIGMNHPGEIGPLSAFVRPHAACVTTVGPVHIEAFADGEAGVAREKAAIFEGLAPGGIAVVNAADAHADIVRQGAEKAGAVVRSFGHAPGCDARLLDFVADSEGATVTAELDGRRIEYRLAQSGVHWGLNSLCVILMLQALDVSLETALQALAGFQPLAGRGQMRTVAIPGGAFTLIDESYNANSLSMKAGFASLGAKPVGPGGRRVVVLSDMLELGEHSRALHEGLAPAIAAAGLDLVHTAGPQMRLLHEALPPSLRGQWRETAAELAAEAASLVRPGDVVMVKGSNGSKASLVAAALAKLGVTEQGNNPSSSGAPRATR encoded by the coding sequence ATGCCTGACGCTCACACGCCGCTCTGGACCGCCGAAGCGATCGCCTCGGCGACCGGCGGCCAACTTCACGGACCCGATGTTCCTGTCTCGGGCCTGACCTACAACAGCCGCGAGATCCAGCCGGGCGACCTGTTCCTGGCCCTGCACGGCGCCCGCGACGGGCATGAGTTCGCCGAGGCCGCCTTTGCGGCGGGGGCGACGGTCGCGCTGGTCGACCGGCTGGTCGAGGGCGGACCGTACGTCCTGGTTCCCGACACCCTGAAGGGGCTGGAGGCGCTGGGCGTCGCCGCGCGCGATCGCGCCCGCCTGCGCGGGGCCGTCACCGGCAGCGTCGGCAAGACCAGCGTGACCCAGGCGATCAAGGCGGGCCTTGATCTGGCGGGATCAAGCCACGCCTCGATCAAGAGCTACAACAACCACATCGGCGTGCCGCTGACGCTGGCGCGGATGCCGCAGGGCACGGATCGCGCCGTGTTCGAAATCGGCATGAACCATCCGGGCGAGATCGGGCCGCTGTCGGCCTTCGTGCGCCCGCACGCCGCCTGCGTCACCACGGTCGGGCCGGTGCATATCGAAGCCTTCGCTGACGGCGAGGCGGGCGTGGCGCGCGAAAAGGCCGCCATCTTCGAGGGGCTGGCGCCGGGCGGCATCGCCGTGGTCAACGCCGCCGACGCCCACGCCGACATCGTGCGTCAGGGCGCGGAAAAGGCCGGGGCCGTCGTGCGGAGCTTCGGCCATGCGCCTGGCTGCGACGCGCGCCTGCTGGACTTCGTCGCGGATAGCGAGGGCGCGACCGTCACCGCCGAGCTGGACGGACGGCGCATCGAATATCGCCTCGCCCAGTCGGGCGTGCACTGGGGCCTGAACAGCCTGTGCGTCATCCTGATGCTGCAGGCGCTGGACGTGTCGCTGGAGACGGCCTTGCAGGCGCTGGCGGGCTTTCAGCCGCTGGCGGGCAGGGGGCAGATGAGGACGGTCGCCATCCCGGGCGGCGCCTTCACCCTGATCGACGAGAGCTACAACGCCAATTCGTTGTCGATGAAGGCGGGCTTCGCCAGCCTGGGCGCCAAGCCGGTCGGGCCGGGCGGGCGCCGCGTCGTCGTGCTGAGCGACATGCTGGAGTTGGGCGAGCACAGCCGCGCCCTGCACGAAGGCCTCGCCCCCGCCATCGCTGCGGCTGGGCTGGACCTGGTGCATACGGCTGGGCCGCAGATGCGCCTGCTGCATGAGGCGCTGCCGCCGTCGCTGCGCGGGCAGTGGCGCGAGACCGCCGCCGAGCTGGCCGCCGAGGCCGCCAGCCTGGTCCGGCCGGGCGACGTCGTCATGGTCAAGGGCTCGAACGGATCAAAGGCCTCGCTGGTCGCGGCCGCGCTTGCAAAGCTCGGCGTGACCGAACAAGGCAACAACCCCTCAAGCAGCGGCGCGCCGCGCGCGACGCGATAG
- the mraY gene encoding phospho-N-acetylmuramoyl-pentapeptide-transferase codes for MFYLLYLYYADIAQEYPLLHLIQYQTVRVALAMATAMIVAVAMGSRFINWIRAKQGRGQPIRDDGPVSHLSKVGTPTMGGLMILAGIGVAVFLWGDLTNPYIWIVSGVTAAFGVLGFIDDYAKVTKQTSAGLTSKQKLAAQAVVAVIAGVLTVLWMTQSPTSPGLETSIAFPFLKAVLLNIGWFYVAFAAFTIIGFSNAVNLTDGLDGLAIVPVMMAAGAFGIISYLVGNFLFADYLQVHHVPGAGELAIFCAAIIGGGMGFLWYNAPPAKIFMGDTGSLALGGALGSMAVATKHELVLGIVGGLFVVEAASVMIQVGYFKLTGKRIFLMAPIHHHFEKMGWPESTVVIRFWIVAAMLALAGLATLKLR; via the coding sequence ATGTTCTATCTGCTCTATCTCTATTACGCGGACATCGCCCAGGAATATCCGCTGCTGCACCTGATCCAGTATCAGACGGTGCGCGTGGCCCTGGCCATGGCCACGGCCATGATCGTGGCGGTCGCCATGGGCAGCCGTTTCATCAACTGGATCCGCGCCAAGCAGGGCCGCGGCCAGCCGATCCGCGACGACGGCCCCGTCTCGCACCTGTCCAAGGTCGGCACCCCGACGATGGGCGGTCTGATGATCCTGGCGGGCATCGGCGTGGCGGTCTTCCTGTGGGGCGACCTGACCAATCCCTACATCTGGATCGTCTCGGGCGTGACGGCGGCGTTCGGCGTGCTGGGCTTCATCGACGACTACGCCAAGGTGACGAAGCAGACCTCGGCCGGGCTGACGTCCAAGCAGAAGCTGGCGGCCCAGGCGGTCGTCGCCGTGATCGCCGGCGTGCTGACGGTGTTGTGGATGACCCAGTCGCCGACCTCGCCGGGGCTTGAGACCTCGATCGCCTTCCCCTTCCTGAAGGCGGTGCTGCTGAACATCGGCTGGTTCTATGTGGCGTTTGCGGCCTTCACGATCATCGGCTTCTCGAACGCGGTGAACCTGACGGACGGGCTGGACGGCCTGGCCATCGTGCCGGTGATGATGGCGGCGGGCGCCTTCGGCATCATCTCCTACCTGGTCGGCAACTTCCTGTTCGCCGATTATCTGCAGGTTCACCACGTGCCCGGCGCGGGCGAGCTTGCCATCTTCTGCGCCGCCATCATCGGCGGGGGCATGGGCTTCCTCTGGTATAATGCGCCGCCGGCCAAGATCTTCATGGGCGACACCGGCTCGCTGGCCCTGGGCGGCGCTCTGGGCTCGATGGCCGTGGCGACCAAGCACGAGCTGGTGCTGGGCATCGTCGGGGGCCTATTCGTGGTCGAGGCGGCCTCGGTCATGATCCAGGTCGGCTACTTCAAGCTGACCGGCAAGCGCATCTTCCTGATGGCGCCGATCCACCACCATTTCGAGAAGATGGGCTGGCCGGAATCGACCGTGGTGATCCGCTTCTGGATCGTCGCCGCCATGCTGGCCCTGGCCGGTCTGGCCACGCTGAAGCTGCGTTGA
- a CDS encoding Mur ligase family protein yields the protein MIPVPGFEGRRVAVFGLGRSGITAARALQAGGAVPVLWDDGVSGRMQAEAEGLLVEDLTRADWSGFAALVLSPGAPLTHPKPHWTVERAHEAGVPVIGDVELFARALTALPPGDRPRVVAITGTNGKSTTTALIGWVLKQAGLTVHIGGNIGIGVLALPEPTADAVYVIEVSSYQLDLTTGFAPNVAILTNVSPDHLDRHGGMVGYVAAKRRIFQAQDGEALALVGVDEEWGRKIAADLQAQGRRVETVLSLPSPLGGEGGLRSKTDEGDVSPAAFPAEEAPSYLASPSSEPLRGPPSPPRGEGYSAAAGVLMAGREVLADLTAARSLPGRHNAQNAAFAYATARALGVSHEAAVEGLLSFPGLSHRMEAVGRLDAVRFINDSKATNADAARQALASYPSVFWIAGGKAKEGGIDSLRDLFARVTKAYLIGEAADDFAVTLADTPHVVAQTMERAVELAAADAAMAGGEQVVLLSPACASFDQFPDFEVRGEAFRAAVLGLGARPEPAA from the coding sequence ATGATCCCCGTTCCCGGCTTCGAGGGGCGTCGCGTTGCGGTCTTCGGCCTGGGGCGGTCGGGGATCACGGCGGCGCGCGCGCTGCAGGCGGGCGGGGCCGTCCCCGTGCTGTGGGACGACGGCGTCTCGGGCCGGATGCAGGCCGAGGCCGAAGGCTTACTGGTCGAGGATCTGACCCGCGCCGACTGGTCCGGGTTCGCCGCCCTTGTGCTGTCGCCGGGCGCGCCGCTGACCCATCCCAAGCCGCACTGGACTGTCGAGCGCGCCCATGAGGCGGGCGTGCCGGTCATCGGCGATGTGGAGCTGTTCGCGCGGGCGCTGACCGCCTTGCCGCCGGGGGATCGGCCGCGCGTGGTCGCCATCACCGGCACCAACGGCAAGTCCACGACCACGGCCCTGATCGGCTGGGTGCTGAAGCAGGCGGGCCTCACCGTTCATATCGGCGGCAATATCGGCATCGGGGTTCTGGCTCTGCCGGAGCCGACGGCGGATGCGGTCTATGTGATCGAGGTGTCGTCCTATCAGTTGGACCTGACGACGGGCTTTGCGCCGAACGTGGCGATCCTGACCAATGTATCGCCCGACCATCTGGACCGCCACGGCGGGATGGTAGGCTACGTCGCCGCCAAGCGCCGCATCTTCCAGGCGCAGGATGGCGAGGCTCTGGCGCTGGTCGGCGTGGACGAGGAATGGGGCCGGAAGATCGCGGCGGACCTGCAAGCGCAGGGGCGGCGGGTGGAAACGGTTCTGAGTCTTCCTTCTCCCCTCGGGGGAGAAGGTGGCTTGCGGAGCAAGACGGATGAGGGGGACGTGTCCCCTGCCGCGTTCCCTGCCGAAGAGGCGCCGTCGTATCTGGCGTCCCCCTCATCCGAGCCGCTTCGCGGCCCACCTTCTCCCCCGAGGGGAGAAGGGTATTCGGCGGCGGCGGGCGTGTTGATGGCTGGCAGGGAAGTGCTGGCTGACCTGACCGCCGCCCGCTCGCTTCCCGGTCGTCACAACGCCCAGAACGCGGCTTTCGCTTACGCCACGGCGCGGGCGCTGGGCGTGTCGCATGAGGCGGCGGTCGAGGGCCTGCTGAGCTTCCCCGGCCTGTCGCACCGCATGGAGGCCGTCGGCCGCCTCGACGCCGTACGCTTCATCAATGACTCCAAGGCCACGAATGCGGATGCGGCGCGGCAGGCGCTGGCCTCCTACCCCTCCGTCTTCTGGATTGCGGGCGGCAAGGCCAAGGAGGGCGGGATCGACAGCTTGCGCGACCTCTTCGCGCGCGTGACCAAGGCCTATCTGATCGGCGAGGCGGCGGACGACTTCGCCGTGACCCTGGCCGACACGCCGCACGTCGTCGCCCAGACGATGGAGCGCGCCGTCGAACTGGCCGCCGCCGACGCCGCGATGGCCGGGGGCGAGCAGGTCGTCCTGCTGTCGCCCGCCTGCGCCAGCTTCGATCAGTTTCCCGATTTCGAGGTCCGGGGCGAGGCGTTTCGCGCCGCCGTCCTGGGACTGGGCGCACGGCCGGAGCCCGCCGCATGA